In a genomic window of Erinaceus europaeus chromosome 12, mEriEur2.1, whole genome shotgun sequence:
- the HES7 gene encoding transcription factor HES-7, with product MVTRDRAENRDGSKMLKPLVEKRRRDRINRSLEELRLLLLERTRDQNLRNPKLEKAEILEFAVGYLRERSRVEPPGAPRPPAQDAEVLASCYLSGFRECLFRLAAFAHDASPAARAQLLSALHCYLRPKPPRPEPADPRPPAPHPHPHPHPLLDPAAPPPGPALHQRPPVHQGPPSPRCSWSPSPCSPRAGDPRTPAPLTGLLQPPPQRQDGAPKAPPPPPPAFWRPWP from the exons ATGGTTACCCGGGATCGAGCGGAAAATAGGGACGGTTCGAAG ATGCTGAAGCCGCTGGTGGAGAAGCGGCGCCGGGACCGCATTAACCGCAGCCTGGAGGAGCTGAGGCTGCTGCTGCTGGAGCGGACCCGGGACCAG AACCTCCGGAACCCGAAGCTGGAGAAAGCAGAGATCCTGGAGTTCGCCGTGGGCTACTTGAGGGAGCGCAGCCGGGTGGAGCCCCCGG GGGCTCCCCGGCCCCCAGCCCAGGACGCCGAGGTGCTCGCCAGCTGCTACCTGTCCGGCTTCCGCGAGTGTCTGTTCCGCCTGGCGGCCTTCGCGCACGACGCCAGCCCCGCCGCCCGCGCCCAGCTCCTGTCCGCGCTGCACTGCTACCTGCGCCCCAAGCCGCCCCGGCCGGAGCCCGCAgaccccaggcccccagccccgcacccgcacccgcacccgcacccgctgctggaccccgccgccccgccgcccggcCCTGCGCTGCACCAGCGCCCCCCTGTGCACCAGGGCCCCCCCAGCCCGCGCTGCTCCTGGTCCCCGTCCCCTTGCTCCCCCCGCGCCGGGGACCCCCGCACTCCGGCGCCCCTCACCGGACTGCTGCAGCCGCCGCCTCAGAGACAAGACGGGGCGCCCAaggccccgccgcccccgccgcccgctTTCTGGAGACCTTGGCCCtga